The following is a genomic window from Sphingorhabdus sp. Alg231-15.
AGAATGGAAAGAGGAAGAGCGCCGAAAGGTCTATGCTTTTTCATCATGATCATCCGCTTCATTATCATCGCTTTTGCCAATACCCGATGGTGCTTCGTCATCAATCAACACCCGTTGTGCCGCGCCGTCCAGATCATCAAACTGGCCGTTGCGCATCGCCCAGAAGAAAAACGCCAGTCCCGCCAATCCCATGAGCAGGGCGACAGGGATCAGAATCGCCAACCCGCTCATTTCGCTGCACCATTGAGTCGCAAGGCGTTGCCAACCACGATCAAAGAAGAGAGCGACATTGCTATTGCGGCAATCAGGGGTGTCACCATCCCGGTCAGAGCCAGCGGAACTGCTAAAATATTATAACCTATGGCCAGTGCAAAATTCTGCCGGACGATCTGCATTGTCCGCTGTGCGGTTTGAACAGCAAGCGCAACCGGCAGGAAGGAATCGCTCGTAAACACTGCGTCGGCAGCCTGTTGCCCGACATCACTGGCGGAACCAGGCGCAATCGACACATGTGCCGCGGCTAAAGCTGGGCCATCATTTAATCCGTCACCGACCATTAGGACCTTGTGACCGTCACTACTCAGCTGCGAAATCGCATGCAGCTTATCTTGCGGACTGGCACCAGCCTGCGCATCCAGACCAATCGCATTCGAAATTTTGGCAACCGATGCCGCATTGTCACCCGAGATGATTGTGGCCGACAGACCGAGCCGGCTGAGCCGGTCAATCGCTTCCATGGTGTCGGGGCGAATATCATCCTGTAATTCCATGGCGAGATGATCCTCACCGACAGTCAGTTGGCAGGACAGATGATCCGCTGACTTTACCGGTTTGCCCAGCGCCACATTGACCGTGCCCCATGACGCCGCCATACCTTTCCCTGCTATTTCCTCTACATTGTCCAATGTTGCAGGTGTTATATTCTCGGCGACCAAGGCAGCGCGTATACCTTTACTGACGGGGTGGCTGCTGGCCTGTGCCAGCGCCAACGCGACCTGTTTTTGCGATATGGTCAGATGATCAACATCTAGCGGTACCGGACGCCCCAAAGTCAGAGTTCCGGTTTTGTCAAACAAAGCAACATCTGCCTCGGCGAGCCGTTCCAGCGCACTGCCATCCTTGATCATTACGCCTTTGCGCAAGAGAGCGCCCGATGCCACAACCTGCGCAGCCG
Proteins encoded in this region:
- the ccoS gene encoding cbb3-type cytochrome oxidase assembly protein CcoS, which translates into the protein MSGLAILIPVALLMGLAGLAFFFWAMRNGQFDDLDGAAQRVLIDDEAPSGIGKSDDNEADDHDEKA